The Paenibacillus sp. FSL R7-0204 genome includes a region encoding these proteins:
- a CDS encoding GerAB/ArcD/ProY family transporter gives MSKSKKLSSLQLFILTFGLTTGSSILDLPGAMAQTAREDAWIASLFSLIINLIMVVLCLVLSRLYPGQTLFEILESVLGRWLGKALSLIYLFYFLILTSALLGDLGTFVTTEVMPETPIEAIKIIFLIVIVISAYKGIVILARLSELLFPWLVLLLTLLILALVPQTNWTHIRPILEDGLGPVMSAGIQAAMFQEPIVLMGLLPLVKQPGKQARAFLGGTVVGGLTLFVLTLLSVLVLGIEQTSNSNYPVFILAKAINIGNILQRVEGMLITIWIMTFFIKISLLFLLILQNFQTVFSLKRTTYLIFPLAVLLFVFASNIYINLIYLIHMVQTVWWKFAAIHLVFLPLLVCLIALIRHKRTATAAKS, from the coding sequence GTGAGCAAGTCTAAGAAGCTCTCCTCCTTACAATTATTTATCCTGACCTTCGGGCTGACGACCGGGAGCTCCATTCTTGACTTGCCCGGTGCAATGGCACAAACCGCCAGAGAGGACGCCTGGATCGCCTCCCTCTTCAGCCTGATCATCAACCTTATAATGGTTGTCTTATGTCTTGTTCTCTCCCGGCTCTATCCGGGGCAGACATTGTTCGAGATTCTAGAGTCTGTACTGGGCCGATGGCTGGGCAAGGCACTGTCACTCATCTACTTATTCTATTTCCTCATCCTTACCAGTGCATTACTGGGTGATCTGGGTACCTTCGTCACCACAGAGGTTATGCCTGAAACCCCGATCGAGGCGATCAAAATAATATTTCTGATTGTGATCGTTATCAGCGCGTACAAAGGCATCGTTATTCTGGCCCGATTAAGTGAGCTGCTCTTCCCCTGGCTGGTTCTTCTGTTGACGCTGCTCATTCTGGCACTGGTTCCTCAAACCAATTGGACACATATCCGTCCCATTCTGGAGGATGGCCTGGGGCCGGTTATGTCTGCGGGCATCCAGGCCGCCATGTTCCAAGAGCCTATTGTATTAATGGGCCTCCTCCCTCTGGTGAAGCAGCCTGGTAAGCAGGCGCGGGCCTTCCTCGGCGGAACAGTTGTTGGCGGGCTGACTCTCTTCGTGCTGACACTGCTTAGCGTGCTCGTCCTTGGGATTGAGCAGACCTCGAACAGCAACTACCCGGTGTTCATTCTGGCAAAGGCTATTAATATCGGTAACATCCTGCAACGAGTCGAAGGAATGTTAATTACGATCTGGATTATGACCTTCTTCATTAAAATCTCCTTACTCTTCCTGCTGATCCTGCAGAATTTCCAGACCGTGTTCAGCCTGAAGCGGACCACCTACCTGATCTTTCCTTTGGCGGTTCTGTTATTCGTCTTCGCTTCCAATATTTATATCAACCTCATCTATCTTATACATATGGTGCAGACGGTCTGGTGGAAATTCGCTGCCATCCACCTCGTATTCCTTCCTCTGCTGGTGTGTCTGATTGCGTTAATCCGTCATAAGCGGACTGCCACCGCAGCCAAGTCTTAA